The following are from one region of the Puniceicoccaceae bacterium genome:
- a CDS encoding glycine--tRNA ligase, with amino-acid sequence MSTELLTMDTLVSLLKRRGFIFPASEIYGGINGFYDYGPLGVELRQNLKNVWWKEMVHQRDDVVGVDSTIIQSAKVWKASGHLDNFTDPLVDCKASKMRYRADQLFYAQVKVDGNQIGYVCVQEGADTEKELEAKAQELKRKAGVQGQLDALEIREFTEAADEEIPLIPSPATGKPGSLTPPRAFNMMFQTFVGALADENSKTYLRPETAQGIFTNFKNVVDSSRVKLPFGIAQVGKAFRNEITPRNFIFRSREFEQMEIEYFIPGDDDLWPVKHREWIDLCIDWLVGIGIPRERLGEHIHPKEKLSHYSRATTDITFDFPFGRQELWGIAARGNFDLSQHQEHSGKNLEYFDEARKERYLPHVIEPSVGVDRTMLAVLCSAYAEDEIDGERRTLLRFHPKIAPVTAAVFPLVKNKPEIVEMAQQLYRKLQRRWNVFYDQSGAIGRRYRRMDEIGTPFCITVDFDSLENATFTVRDRDTTQQTRMTEAEILAHIDASMFGDA; translated from the coding sequence ATGTCGACTGAACTTCTTACAATGGACACTCTCGTATCCCTGCTCAAGCGCCGCGGATTCATTTTCCCGGCTTCCGAGATTTATGGAGGGATCAACGGATTTTACGATTATGGCCCACTGGGAGTGGAGCTTCGCCAAAACCTCAAAAATGTCTGGTGGAAAGAAATGGTACACCAGCGCGATGATGTGGTCGGCGTCGATTCCACCATCATTCAGAGTGCCAAGGTCTGGAAGGCCTCAGGTCACCTCGACAATTTCACGGACCCCCTGGTGGACTGCAAGGCTTCGAAAATGCGTTACCGCGCCGATCAGCTCTTTTACGCCCAGGTCAAGGTCGATGGAAATCAGATCGGATACGTCTGCGTTCAGGAGGGAGCCGACACAGAGAAGGAGCTTGAGGCAAAGGCTCAGGAACTCAAGCGCAAGGCCGGTGTGCAAGGCCAGCTTGACGCGCTGGAGATCAGGGAATTTACCGAAGCTGCTGATGAGGAAATCCCGTTGATTCCATCGCCCGCCACCGGAAAGCCGGGTTCCCTCACTCCGCCCCGTGCCTTCAACATGATGTTTCAAACCTTTGTGGGTGCACTGGCGGATGAAAACTCCAAAACCTACCTGCGACCCGAAACCGCGCAGGGAATTTTCACCAATTTCAAGAATGTCGTCGACTCGTCCCGCGTGAAACTCCCCTTTGGAATCGCGCAGGTAGGCAAGGCATTTCGAAACGAGATCACACCGCGCAATTTCATTTTCCGCTCCCGCGAGTTCGAGCAGATGGAGATCGAATATTTTATTCCCGGCGATGACGACCTCTGGCCAGTCAAACACCGGGAGTGGATTGACCTCTGCATCGACTGGCTCGTTGGCATCGGCATCCCGCGGGAACGCCTGGGTGAGCACATTCATCCCAAGGAAAAACTGTCCCACTACTCACGTGCAACAACGGACATCACTTTTGATTTCCCGTTTGGACGCCAGGAGCTGTGGGGCATTGCCGCTCGTGGAAATTTTGACCTCAGTCAACATCAGGAGCATTCCGGCAAGAATTTGGAGTATTTTGACGAAGCTCGCAAGGAGCGTTACCTTCCGCATGTGATCGAACCGTCTGTCGGAGTCGACCGCACCATGCTTGCTGTGCTCTGTTCTGCCTATGCCGAAGACGAGATTGATGGCGAGCGCCGCACTCTGCTGCGCTTCCACCCCAAAATTGCTCCTGTCACAGCGGCCGTATTCCCGCTGGTCAAGAACAAGCCCGAGATTGTGGAAATGGCGCAGCAACTCTATCGCAAGCTGCAGCGCCGCTGGAATGTGTTCTACGATCAGTCCGGAGCCATCGGTCGTCGCTACCGCCGCATGGATGAGATCGGCACACCCTTCTGCATCACGGTGGACTTTGACTCTCTCGAAAATGCAACCTTCACCGTGCGGGATCGCGATACGACCCAACAAACACGCATGACTGAGGCCGAAATCCTTGCCCACATTGATGCGAGCATGTTTGGCGATGCGTAA
- a CDS encoding ATP-binding protein → MTDSSHKDPLKNLEGCMGEDIEKMMTTEVIHDFKNILTGILGNLAIAKDWSNPEDQAYPFIEAAERVARHANQLALQMLANAKGGERELVEVSMARLVRDAVDMMIGGSSCSSKVVIDSDLCLVHGDETRLMQVLNNLLVNAKQAMPKGGVVTVRLGNLTVTEQSQYRLRPGRYVRVSVEDHGVGIPEQNLTQIFKMHFTTKKEGTGIGLASCIYIIKKHGGTIHVESEEGQGSTFTLLLPALDKLDSEVTPQPSKPVDGSGCILVMDDEAMVQQALGDMLGVFGFDVEFADDGEHAIENYQRAMDQGKPYRLVIMDLTIPGGMGGVETVRRLREIDPEVKAVVSSGHANDPAMLHCRDFGFSGSIQKPYSLKDLQKLVATILNPD, encoded by the coding sequence ATGACGGACTCAAGCCATAAGGATCCCTTGAAAAACCTCGAGGGTTGCATGGGTGAGGATATTGAAAAAATGATGACCACGGAGGTTATTCATGATTTCAAAAATATCCTCACTGGCATTTTGGGCAACTTGGCGATCGCGAAGGACTGGAGTAATCCCGAAGATCAGGCTTATCCCTTTATTGAGGCGGCGGAACGGGTGGCGCGCCATGCGAACCAGCTGGCGCTGCAGATGCTTGCCAACGCCAAGGGTGGGGAGCGCGAGTTGGTTGAAGTGAGCATGGCGCGACTGGTGCGGGATGCTGTCGATATGATGATCGGTGGCAGTTCCTGTTCTTCCAAGGTGGTCATTGATTCGGACCTTTGCCTTGTCCATGGGGATGAGACCCGCCTGATGCAGGTGCTCAACAACTTGCTGGTCAACGCAAAGCAGGCCATGCCAAAAGGCGGTGTGGTCACGGTTCGGCTGGGAAATCTCACGGTGACCGAGCAATCCCAGTATCGCCTGCGACCGGGACGCTACGTGCGAGTCAGTGTGGAAGACCATGGTGTGGGCATACCGGAGCAGAACCTCACGCAGATCTTCAAGATGCACTTCACGACCAAAAAGGAGGGAACCGGGATTGGACTCGCCTCCTGTATTTATATCATCAAAAAACACGGTGGCACGATTCATGTGGAGTCGGAGGAAGGTCAGGGTTCGACCTTCACGCTTTTGCTGCCAGCGCTGGATAAGCTGGATTCCGAAGTGACGCCGCAGCCGAGCAAGCCCGTCGATGGCAGTGGATGCATCCTTGTCATGGATGATGAAGCCATGGTGCAACAGGCATTGGGGGACATGCTCGGTGTGTTCGGATTTGACGTCGAATTTGCAGATGATGGAGAGCACGCGATCGAGAATTATCAGCGTGCGATGGACCAAGGTAAGCCCTACCGTTTGGTGATCATGGATTTGACGATTCCCGGTGGAATGGGGGGCGTCGAAACCGTACGCAGGCTGCGAGAGATCGATCCGGAGGTGAAGGCGGTGGTATCGAGCGGACACGCCAATGATCCAGCAATGCTGCATTGCCGGGATTTTGGTTTTTCCGGCTCCATCCAGAAACCTTACTCGCTGAAGGACCTGCAAAAACTGGTTGCTACGATTCTGAATCCGGACTGA
- a CDS encoding fatty acid CoA ligase family protein, which translates to MSEVGVQYAMRALPARLQGDANVANHLFRLPRELLHRPGLITATWHRNGELKRECIWTFSDLQQRVLQCMAWLRQQGLEPGDRVLLMVRPGMELITLCFALFRLGVVPIVIDPGMGLGKFKRAVAQSAPVGLIGIPLAHCVSRLFPKSFASIEKRIVVQPRSLLAQLDRAGSLQTQDLGVTQSTDAAAVLFTSGSTGAPKGVCYEHGMFDAQIRLLREQLNIEPGEVDLPMLPIFALFNPAMGMTTVLPEINPSRPASVDPVKIVAAIQRYQVTNSFGSPVLWRKIGDHCDQQQIQFPQLRRILVAGAAAPTQLYRQFERILPQGQLISPYGATECLPVSLISGQEVLSGTAALTDRGAGICVGKPLEAVTVRLAPLDGRPVDLALKPKPGEVGEIVVNGPSVTREYYQLPEATAGAKILDAGKVWHRMGDVGYFDEQGRLWFCGRRIEAIHLQDGNDLFTEQVEGPFLTHPQVKRCALVDAAKPHSGDAHRIALVVQPVEGSWPRSRGARFAFAAMLAEHLRSNGLHTPVQMVYFLRSLPVDVRHNAKIHRLTLRRTIQKQEPIPFHASH; encoded by the coding sequence GTGAGTGAGGTCGGCGTGCAGTATGCGATGCGTGCATTGCCCGCGAGGCTGCAAGGTGATGCGAATGTCGCAAATCATCTGTTTCGGCTGCCTCGTGAGCTGCTGCATCGTCCCGGACTGATCACGGCGACCTGGCATCGAAACGGAGAGCTGAAGCGGGAGTGTATCTGGACGTTTTCCGATCTGCAGCAACGGGTGCTGCAGTGCATGGCTTGGCTGCGGCAGCAGGGATTGGAGCCTGGAGACCGAGTATTATTGATGGTGCGACCGGGCATGGAATTGATCACACTTTGTTTTGCGCTGTTTCGCCTGGGAGTGGTTCCGATCGTGATTGACCCTGGCATGGGGCTTGGGAAATTCAAACGAGCGGTCGCGCAAAGTGCTCCGGTTGGCCTGATCGGGATTCCGCTGGCACATTGCGTGAGTCGATTGTTTCCGAAGAGTTTTGCCAGTATTGAGAAGCGCATCGTCGTGCAGCCACGCTCCCTGCTTGCCCAACTTGATCGTGCAGGTTCACTGCAAACGCAGGATCTTGGAGTGACACAATCCACAGATGCTGCTGCAGTGCTGTTCACCTCGGGATCAACGGGTGCACCCAAGGGAGTTTGTTACGAACACGGCATGTTTGATGCCCAGATCCGCCTGCTGCGCGAGCAGCTGAATATTGAGCCAGGTGAGGTGGACCTGCCCATGCTGCCAATCTTTGCACTTTTTAATCCGGCAATGGGCATGACCACTGTGTTGCCGGAGATCAATCCCAGTCGTCCGGCAAGTGTTGATCCGGTGAAGATCGTTGCCGCGATTCAGCGATATCAGGTCACCAATTCCTTTGGATCGCCTGTGCTGTGGCGTAAGATTGGTGATCATTGTGATCAGCAGCAGATTCAGTTTCCTCAGCTCCGCCGCATCCTTGTGGCGGGTGCGGCGGCACCTACGCAACTTTACCGTCAGTTCGAGCGCATCCTTCCACAGGGGCAGTTGATCTCACCCTACGGTGCGACGGAATGTTTGCCTGTATCATTGATTTCGGGTCAGGAAGTGCTCTCCGGCACGGCTGCGCTGACAGATCGTGGAGCGGGGATCTGTGTGGGCAAACCACTTGAAGCGGTCACCGTGAGGCTGGCTCCGCTCGATGGTCGCCCGGTAGACCTTGCGCTGAAACCCAAGCCGGGTGAAGTGGGAGAAATTGTGGTCAATGGCCCCTCGGTTACACGCGAATACTATCAGCTGCCCGAGGCAACGGCAGGAGCCAAAATTCTGGACGCTGGGAAGGTTTGGCATCGCATGGGGGATGTCGGCTATTTCGATGAGCAGGGGCGCCTCTGGTTCTGTGGCCGCAGGATCGAGGCGATCCACCTTCAGGATGGGAACGATCTGTTTACCGAACAGGTGGAAGGTCCCTTTCTGACACATCCGCAGGTAAAGCGCTGTGCCTTGGTGGATGCAGCGAAACCGCATTCGGGGGATGCCCATCGCATCGCACTGGTCGTGCAACCTGTCGAAGGCAGCTGGCCTCGCAGCAGGGGTGCGCGGTTTGCATTTGCTGCAATGCTCGCAGAGCACTTGCGCAGCAACGGGTTGCATACACCGGTACAGATGGTATACTTTCTGAGGTCCCTTCCGGTGGATGTGCGACACAACGCCAAAATCCATCGATTGACCCTTCGCCGGACGATTCAAAAACAGGAACCGATCCCTTTTCACGCATCCCACTAA